AATACGACGAAGATAACATAATGGCCCTTTACTATTCCGGGAGGCTCTATGCCGAGCAGAAGAACTATGTAAAGGCGAAAGAATACTATACGAAAGTGCTGGACATGAGGCCGAACTTTGAGCTGGCGCTTTTTGACCTGGGTGCCATATACGAGATTGAAGGTGCCGTCGATCGGGCGAAGGAACTGTATGAGAAGGTGATCGCACTCAATCCTCAGAATAAGAGAGCCCGCTCACGCCTCGCAGCTATCTATGTACGGAAGAAGGAGTATGACCGGGCCATCTTCGAATTCGAGAAACTCTCCGATATGAATCGTGAAGATGTTTCAGTCAGGGAGAACATAGGCTTGCTTCATCTGGAACGTGGTCGCTATGAAGAGGCTATACGGGAGTTCAATCTGGTGCTGGCCTCGAGGCCGAAGGATAACAAGGTCAGGCTCTATCTCGCCCTTGCCCTGCAGGAAATAGGTGATACAAAAAGGGCCATCGACGAGATCTTGAAGATCGAGCCCGGGACGGAAGAAGCGAAGGCCGCGAACAAGAGCCTTGGGCCCCTTTATATCAAGGCAGGACTCGTCGACCAGGGCGTTGCAAAAATCAAAGAGATGCTTGCGAGCGATCCGAAGAACATTGACTTATACCTGATGCTTTCGGGACTCTATGAGGAAAAAGGGGATTACGGCGCCGGCATCAAAGTGCTGGAGGATGCACTAAAAGTGGAGCCCGAGAATATCGATGTGCTGTATGAACTGGGAGTCCTACATGAGAAGAACAAGCAGACGGATACGGCACTCCGGTACATGGAGCAGGTACTCAGTTTGAACCCTGATCAGGCGAATGCCCTCAACTTTATCGGCTATACGTGGGCTGAAAAAGGGATAAACCTCGATAAGGCAGAGGAAATGATAAAGAAGGCGCTCGAACTCAAGCCGGGGGACGGCTACATACAGGATAGCCTGGGATGGCTCTACTATCAAAAGGGCGATTACAGGAAAGCAGCAGACGAACTCATGAAGGCGCACCAGAAGGCGCCGGATGACCCTGTCATTGCAGAGCACGTGGGAGACGCATACCTGAAACTGGGCGATCGTGCTCAGGCAACCCAGTTTCTGCAGAAAGCGCTGAAGCTGGACACGAAAGGTGAGCGCAAACAGATCCTGGAAGAAAAGTTGAAGGATCTTGAAAAGAAGAAGTGAAGATAGCCTGCATCTGTTTACTCTCCTTTGCCCTGCTTAGTTCGTGCGCATCAATTCCAAGAAAAGAAGCGGTTGAATGGCCTGAGAGGCTTCAGTATCTGGAGGCCCTCGGCGATCTTTCCATGTCCTGGCGGAAAATAGATTTTTCCGGCACTGTCAGCATTAAGATGGACTATCCCTCCCTCTTTGTGCTTGAGATTTACGGCATGTTCGGCCAGACAATAGCCTATATAAAGAAAGAAGGCGACAACTTCCTTCTCGTAGCCGGGGATGAGAAGAGCACAGACGAGCGGATTTTTGAGGAGCACTATGGTTTCCGCATAGAGAACTTTATGGATGATCTGGCAATGAAGGGTGATCGTCAGCAGGTAAATGGATCGAGCGTTATAGAACGAGCAGGCTACCGTGTAATCTATGATCGCGATCGCAAGGGAAGAAACAAGATCACCTGGAAGGGGCCTGACGGTACCATGCAATTACTCTTCACGCAGGTAAGCTTTGCCCCGGGGGAGTCCAGTGTCGATAGTGGTGGCAGGAAGATGTGACGGGTATGATTCCTCTGGGCTGCGCAGATTCCTCGAGCGGGCTTTCGCGGAAGTTGGATTTGCTTTCGATCCTTGCAGGGTGCTGCTGAAGCCTAACCTGCTCGCAGGCAAGCCACCTCAGAAGGCTGTTAATACTCATCCTCAGCTTATCAGAGCCTTGGGGCAAATCTTTCTCGAAAAGGGATGTGATGTCTATGTGGGGGACAGCCCTGGTTATGAATCCACAGAGAGGGCGCTCAAGGGTTCTGGCATCATGGAGGTGGTGCACGATCTGCGAATCAATGTCGCAGCGTTCGATAAACGAGTGATCAGGAAGTCCCGCGGCGTCTCTCCTTATCGCGAGTTTCTCTTTGGCGAAGACCCTGCGTTCTTTGATATCATCGTCAACATGCCGAAGCTGAAGACGCACGCGATGATGGGGTTGACTCTGGGCGTAAAGAACATGTTCGGTTTTGTGCCACGCTTCGAGAAAGCCAAGTGGCATTTAAAGGCAGGCCGGGATGCTCGGCTCTTCGCAGGAATACTGATAGACATCTGCCGCCTTGTCAATCCCACGATAACCATTCTCGACGGGATCCTTGCAATGGACGGAGATGGGCCGTCCAGTGGCCGGCCACGGGATATCGGCCTTATTGCGGTTTCCCGCGACGTACTCGCATTGGATGCCTTCATTGAAAGAGCCATGACACTTCCATCGCCCCTGCCGCTCATGAATCTTGCAATGGAAAAAGATTTAATTGAAATGGCAGAGATAGTGA
This DNA window, taken from Syntrophorhabdales bacterium, encodes the following:
- a CDS encoding tetratricopeptide repeat protein, with the translated sequence MNRSLTLLITLLVSATVGASSLSADSGAAYFNFLKGYRAAQEGRYDQAVEGYRAALHNDPNSSSIRGELALLYTNMGELPKAEEQLKEALRIDPNNCTTMKLLAGLQSSRGETDKAKELYERCISIDPEDIDAYIYLGSIYIAQKNYEKALSNYQTVLKYDEDNIMALYYSGRLYAEQKNYVKAKEYYTKVLDMRPNFELALFDLGAIYEIEGAVDRAKELYEKVIALNPQNKRARSRLAAIYVRKKEYDRAIFEFEKLSDMNREDVSVRENIGLLHLERGRYEEAIREFNLVLASRPKDNKVRLYLALALQEIGDTKRAIDEILKIEPGTEEAKAANKSLGPLYIKAGLVDQGVAKIKEMLASDPKNIDLYLMLSGLYEEKGDYGAGIKVLEDALKVEPENIDVLYELGVLHEKNKQTDTALRYMEQVLSLNPDQANALNFIGYTWAEKGINLDKAEEMIKKALELKPGDGYIQDSLGWLYYQKGDYRKAADELMKAHQKAPDDPVIAEHVGDAYLKLGDRAQATQFLQKALKLDTKGERKQILEEKLKDLEKKK
- a CDS encoding DUF362 domain-containing protein — translated: MSIVVAGRCDGYDSSGLRRFLERAFAEVGFAFDPCRVLLKPNLLAGKPPQKAVNTHPQLIRALGQIFLEKGCDVYVGDSPGYESTERALKGSGIMEVVHDLRINVAAFDKRVIRKSRGVSPYREFLFGEDPAFFDIIVNMPKLKTHAMMGLTLGVKNMFGFVPRFEKAKWHLKAGRDARLFAGILIDICRLVNPTITILDGILAMDGDGPSSGRPRDIGLIAVSRDVLALDAFIERAMTLPSPLPLMNLAMEKDLIEMAEIVNLGMPEIRDFLLPKTMDVGWNLPGAVRQTMKRLFVRKPKCAQDMCKQCGVCAEVCPASAIKTDEEFPAFDYNKCIRCYCCQELCPHAAIRV